Proteins co-encoded in one Gracilimonas sp. genomic window:
- a CDS encoding endonuclease domain-containing protein, whose amino-acid sequence MSRNSAFNYYNKDLRPNARSLRKNMTKAEVCLWKYGLRKKQRMGYTFNRQRPVLNYIADFMCKKLKLIIEVDGSSHDSPKAFEYDQRRQRHLEEAGFRVIRFRNKDVLTNMDAVLMAIDKVILELEDGAESGPPP is encoded by the coding sequence ATGTCAAGAAACTCCGCTTTTAACTACTATAACAAAGACCTTAGACCCAATGCCCGTTCTTTACGGAAAAACATGACCAAAGCAGAGGTTTGCCTTTGGAAATACGGGCTTCGGAAAAAGCAGCGCATGGGATACACGTTCAACCGGCAACGACCTGTTTTGAATTACATCGCTGATTTCATGTGCAAAAAGCTGAAATTGATCATTGAAGTGGATGGTTCAAGCCATGACAGCCCGAAAGCTTTTGAATACGACCAACGAAGGCAGCGACATTTAGAAGAAGCCGGGTTCAGGGTGATCAGGTTCCGAAACAAAGATGTGCTTACCAATATGGATGCGGTGCTTATGGCTATAGATAAAGTGATTTTGGAATTAGAGGACGGGGCAGAGTCCGGACCTCCGCCCTGA